A window of the Cucurbita pepo subsp. pepo cultivar mu-cu-16 chromosome LG01, ASM280686v2, whole genome shotgun sequence genome harbors these coding sequences:
- the LOC111810816 gene encoding serine/threonine-protein kinase STN7, chloroplastic yields MAAAVAAAGGVSIGVSKLQPRHLKHPTSPFLGKKIRFKHKSAFESAYCWRVSIKNPRRVVVSALGTELIDVVHNLFVGVGVGLPCTVMECGDIIYRSTLPKPNGLTLTIPGAILALGTLSYLWATPGVAPGFFDMFILAFVERIFRPTFRKDDFVLGKKLGEGAFGVVYRVALAKNPSEKKEGDLVLKKATEYGAVEIWMNERVRRACANSCADFVYGFLENSSKKGGGEYWLIWKFEGEATLADLMQSKDFPYNVERMILGEGQQLPKGLERENRIIQTIMRQLLFALDSLHSTGIVHRDIKPQNIIFSEGSRTFKIIDLGAAADLRVGINYIPKEFLLDPRYAAPEQYIMSTQTPSAPSAPVATALSPVLWQMNLPDRFDIYSTGLIFLQMAFPAMRTDSGLIQFNRQLKRCDYDLVAWRKSVEPRASADLRKGFELLGLDEGIGWELLTSMVRYKARQRTSAKAALAHPYFDREGLLALSLVQKLRLQFFRATQQDYTEAANWIIQLMAKSGTEQDGGFTEAQLLELKEIVPKKKASAERNALASILKVQRKILKTLNESMDEFSRRSKSLWWSRWIPREE; encoded by the exons ATGGCCGCCGCCGTTGCTGCAGCAGGTGGGGTTAGTATTGGAGTCTCAAAGCTCCAGCCGCGCCATTTGAAACACCCCACTTCCCCATTTCTCGGCAAGAAGATCAGGTTCAAGCACAAATCGGCCTTCGAATCGGCCTACTGTTGGAGGGTATCGATTAAGAATCCGAGAAGGGTTGTGGTTTCGGCTCTGGGCACCGAGCTCATCGATGTGGTTCATAATCTGTTTGTGGGTGTGGGAGTGGGGCTTCCTTGTACGGTGATGGAGTGCGGTGATATCATTTACAGAAGCACTTTGCCGAAGCCTAATGGATTAACTCTCACAATTCCTGGTGCGATTCTGGCTTTGGGCACTCTTTCTTATCTCTGGGCCACTCCTGGAGTGGCTCCTGGCTTCTTTGATATGTTTATTCTTGCATTCGTCGAGAGGATTTTCAGACCCACTTTCAGAAAG gatgattttgttttgggaAAGAAGTTGGGAGAAGGAGCGTTTGGTGTGGTCTATAGAGTGGCACTGGCTAAAAATCCTTCAGAGAAG AAGGAAGGCGACCTTGTCTTGAAAAAGGCTACTGAGTATGGTGCAGTTGAAATTTGGATGAACGAACGAGTGCGACGAGCTTGTGCTAATAGCTGTGCAGACTTCGTGTATGGTTTCCTTGAG AATTCTTCAAAGAAAGGAGGTGGGGAATATTGGCTCATATGGAAGTTTGAAGGGGAAGCTACATTGGCAGATTTAATGCAATCCAAAGATTTTCCCTATAAT GTAGAGAGGATGATTCTCGGGGAGGGCCAGCAGCTGCCAAAAGGGTTGGAAAGGGAGAATAGAATCATTCAGACCATAATGCGACAGCTCTTATTTGCAttggatagtcttcactccaCAGGGATTGTGCATAGGGATATCAAGCCACAGAATATCATTTTCTCTGAAG GATCTCGCACTTTCAAAATCATTGATCTTGGAGCTGCAGCTGATCTTCGAGTTGGCATTAACTATATTCCAAAGGAGTTTCTACTGGATCCTAG ATATGCTGCCCCAGAGCAATATATCATGAGCACTCAAACTCCATCCGCTCCCTCGGCTCCAGTGGCAACCGCACTTTCCCCAGTCCTATGGCAG ATGAACCTCCCTGATAGATTTGATATCTACAGCACCGGTCTCATCTTCCTACAGATG GCATTTCCAGCAATGCGGACAGATAGCGGCCTCATACAGTTTAACCGTCAATTGAAGAGGTGTGACTATGACTTAGTGGCGTGGAGGAAAAGCGTGGAGCCTCGTGCCAGTGCTGACCTAAGAAAGGGCTTTGAATTGTTGGGTTTAGATGAAGGAATAGGATGGGAACTGTTGACGTCAATGGTTCGATACAAAGCACGACAAAGAACGAGCGCTAAGGCAGCTTTAGCTCACCCATACTTCGACAGGGAAGGTTTATTGGCTCTGTCCTTGGTGCAGAAACTGAGGCTGCAATTCTTTAGAGCTACACAACAAGACTACACTGAAGCTGCTAATTGGATCATTCAGCTAATGGCAAAATCAGGAACTGAGCAGGATGGCGGCTTCACTGAAGCTCAGCTTCTGGAGCTCAAA GAAATCGTGCCGAAGAAGAAAGCGAGTGCTGAAAGAAACGCTCTGGCTTCGATTCTGAAGGTGCAACGGAAGATCCTAAAAACGTTAAACGAAAGCATGGACGAGTTCAGCCGACGAAGCAAGAGCCTGTGGTGGAGTAGGTGGATTCCCAGAGAGGAATGA
- the LOC111810836 gene encoding V-type proton ATPase subunit F isoform X2, with translation MLKVFGIMFFPRSIGCGPPLDINILLPTILTTVKQIEDAFKEFTTREDIAIVMISQYVANMIRFLVDSYNKPIPAILEIPSKDHPYDPAHDSILSRVKNLFSTESVASGRR, from the exons ATGCTGAAAGTTTTTGGAATTATGTTCTTTCCACGTTCAATTGGTTGTGGTCCACCCTTGGACATCAACATTCTATTACCAACAATTTTG ACAACTGTCAAACAAATTGAAGATGCTTTCAAAGAGTTTACAACAAGGGAGGATATTGCAATAGTGATGATTAGTCAATAT gtTGCAAACATGATCAGGTTTCTGGTAGATAGCTATAACAAGCCAATTCCTGCGATATTGGAGATTCCTTCCAAGGATCACCCATATGACCCGGCACACGATTCAATTCTTTCCCGAGTAAAGAATCTGTTTTCTACTGAATCGGTGGCATCTGGGAGGCGTTAA